In Bacteroidales bacterium, the DNA window TATCGGTAGAGACAATTCGGAGGTTTGGTTTTCAATTGCAACTGAATTAAACCAATTAAGCCAAAGTGGCGCAGATAAAAAAGTATTGCTTGTCTATTCTGATTTAATGGAAAACTCAAAAAGAATGAGCTTTTACGCTAATGACACTTGGAACTTATTAAAGTCCAATCCAATTGAAATCAAGGAGTATTTTGATTCTCTTGTTAAACTTGGCGATTTGAAAGGCGTTATGGTGTATTTTATTTATCAACCGAAAAATACTACTGATGATGAGAATTTCCGAATAGCTTCGCAACTCTACAAGAGCATGCTTGAAGCAAAAGGTGCGACAGTTCATATTTCAGCAAACATAAACTAAAACCTAATAATAATGAAAAAAGTGTTCGAAGTATTGGGAGAAATGCTTAAAACCCTTCTTGAGATGATTTTTAAGCTTGCATTAAAAGTATTTATTCTGCTTCTTTATTGTACTTCCTCCATACTGGAAACAATATTCAAGCATTTAACCGAATCTCTGAAAAAACATATTTAATAACCATTAATAATATAAACTTATGGAAACAATTATCAATTCAATATTTGAAGGAGCATATAGTATTTTAAGTTCAGGTGTAGAGATGCTGGAAAGTGTTTTTTTTGATAGTAAGAAAAAAGAATATTCAGCCGATTTTGCATCAATAGGAACTTTGCTCAGCAGTTTCAATCACGGATTTTGTTTGACCGGAAAAAAGAATTTAACTTGTAAGGATTCTTTTCAAAACGCGATGTGCATAGGTGGCACGGGAACCGGCAAATCGACAATTGTGCTGATTCCTTCTCTTTTTTCAATGCGAGGCTCGTTTATTACCCATGATCCATCAGGGGAATTGTTTTCTAAAACAAGCGGTTTCTTAAAACAAAAAGGATATGAAGTAAAAGTATTAAACTTTGCAAATCCTCATATCTCCTGTGGGTACAATCCTATTTTCAGAGCAACCACTTCCAGTGAAATTAATAAGGTTTCAAATATGTTAATTGAAACAACTTTGGGAAGCGGTAAAGCCAAAGATCCGTTTTGGTCATTACAGGGAAAATCATTGCTTACAATGCTTATTAGCATTTTAAAAACAAAGGACAGCGAATATCAAAACTTGTACAATGTGCGCCAATTACTGAATCAACTGGGAGGCAGTCCTCAAGGAGTAGATAAGTTATTTAGCGAAAACGCCGACCCAGTCCTATTTTCCGAGTACAAATCATTTATCAGCCATGATGATAAGCTTGTTTCGGGCGTTGTTGCCACCTGCAAAGCCGCACTGCAATTATTCAGTGATGATTCAGTTGCCCGCGTCACAAGTTTCGACAATCTTGATTTTATGGAATTCCGCAACAAGCCAACTGTTTTGTTTATCCAAAACAGCGTTGCCGACCAAAAATATTATTCTGTTTTAACTTCGCTTTTCTTCGAGCAGTTTTTTTCCTTTCTGCTTGGGCGTTTTCCGAATGATGACGAACAGGATATTTTTCTTTTAATTGATGAATGCTCAAGTTTGAATTTGCCAACGCTTCCGCTTGCAATCGCAAATGTGCGAAAACACAGGGCTGGAGCAATGTTGCTTTTGCAAGATTACAATCAATTAATTCACAACTACGGAAAGCCAGACGCAGACGGCATTAGAGCCAATTGCTTTTTAAAAATGTACTTTACAGGACAGTCTCTTGAAACTTGCAAGGAATTGGAGCAAACGCTCGGCAAATACCAATATGAAGATGAAGAGAAGAAAAAAACAGTTGTGCGGGAACTCATGACGAGCAATGAAATCCGTACTATGCCCATTGATGAAGCTCTTTTAATCTGCGGACATCACCTGCCTGTCAAGGCAAAGCTAAAACCATATTACGAAAATATCACATATAACGCATACAGCAAGATTCCTGCTCCTAATATGTTAAATGAGGATTTGCCTGTTTCTGTTCCGATATTACCCCTTAATGTTCCCGAAAAAGTAAAATATGAGTAATGCAAAAAGACATAAAGGTGCTATATGGAATTATCTTGATTCAATCGGGGTGCTTGAGAATGGTACGGACGAGGAAATTAAGCTTGCAAAACGTAATTACAGAAAAATATATTTTACAAAACAAAAGCGATTACAAAGAAAATCAAAGCAGGAAATTACACTTCGTTTTTCTAAGGAAAAAGGGGAGTTATCAAAAGTGGAGCATCATGCAAGACGGCATAAAATGAAAAATACGGAATTCTTAAAATCGGCTGTTCTCGCTTATATCAACAAAACTTACATTGTTCCGGATAGCTTGCAAATTGCTGAACTGGAGCAATTATTATCAGCATGCTTGAATGAAATTCAGACAATAGTAAAACAAAAAGAAAAATACAGCTACGAAAGGGAATTGAAATACGAAATTATTGAAAAGAAAATTGAGAAGTTAGAGGAAGAAATAAATAAAATATTGAAACAGCCATATACAATTGAAGAATTGGTTGAAAAGGAAATTAAAGAAAAACCGGCATTAAAAGAACAATTACTCGCTATTCTTAACAAAGATGATAATCAAAATCAAATCACATAAAAACAAAAATTCATTTCAGAAACTTTTAAATTATATGCTTTACGATAAAGACAGATTATTTGATGAGAAAGGAAACAGCTTTGTTGTATCGCATAATTTAAAGGGGAATAATATAAACGAATGGGTAAAGCAATTTAAAGCAAACGAGGAATACCGCAAAAGCAAAAGATCCGATTCTGTCGTGCTAACGCATGAAATCATCAGCTTTCACCGAGACGATGCAAAAAATATCACAATTGAAAAACTTGAAAACATTGCAAGAGAATATATCAAAAACAGAGGCATTAACGGCTTATACCTTGCCACACCTCATTTTGACAAAGAGCATTACCACGTGCATATTTGTGCTTCCGGTATTGAATACAAGACAGGTAAAGCAATGCGATTATCAAAAATTGAATTACAAAAACTAAAGAAAAATATACAGCAATATCAAATTGACAAATATCCTGAATTAAGCAAATCATTAGTAAATCACGAAAAAAAAGGATATGCCCTCTCTGACAAAGAATACCAACTAAAGCTAAGAACAGGGAGGGCAACGGATAAAGAACAATTGATTGGGATGCTGAAAATGTGTTACAAGAAAGCAATTTCAAAAGATACTTTTTTTGAAATGTTAAATGAAAACGGATTAAAAACATATATCAGAGGTGGAAGAGTATCAGGAGTTATTTTTAATGGAAAGAAATTTCGAATAAACCGCTTGGGCTTTACTGATGAAAGGTTGCAATACCTTGACAGGTCATTGAAGCGAGAAAAAGATTTAAGAGAACTCAGGAAAAAATCAAATGAAAAAAAATTGGGTCGTAATCGATAACAAATACAATAAATAATCAGAAATAAAATAAAGCAATAAATAATTTAAACTAAAACTAAACCTTATGAAAACAAAATTATTACTTGCATGCCTGATAGTGATGGCGCAGGTTTCAAAAACAAAAGCCGATACTGAAATTTTAATTTCTAATTCAAAGGACGATAAATACTCTGTCCTTAATGCAAAAGCAGAGAAGTGCGAATTGATTTCAGGACACAATTACTGGCTAATTAAGAAATCCAAAGTTTATGAGTACGAGAATATTTTTATGTTTTACCGTGAAATAGACAGCAACCAATATATTATCAGAAAGGGTGAAACTCTCGAATCAGTTACTGTTGCAGAAAAAAAGCCCGACAGAAAATTAAATTGGTTATTCGTTGTTACTATTGTTGGAACGATTTTTTTAGGATTTGAAATAACAGAAAAAAAAGAAGAAATAAGACAGAATCTTATCAACAGACCCTATACATCGTGCTTTGATTATTTATTTGATAATCTTTTTCCAAATTGGGAAACGCAAAAAATAAAAGATATAAAAAGATTTATTACAACATATTTTATTGTAGAGGGGATTATGGCTGTAATATTTGAAGCTCTTTTTATTATTCCTTTTAGTTTTGTTCATATAACTTTTCTCGCTCCAATCACAATAACAGATTGCTTGTATTACATAATACTAATTGTTTCATTGGCTTTTGTATCTTTTTTAATTACATCCATTATAAAAATAAATAATGTAATGCAAAAAATAAAAAGAGCGTGAAAGTTAAATTCAAAAACGACTATGATGAAATGAATATAATAAAATTACGACTATGGTCATAATCGTAAAAAACCTCTTGCGATCATTGATTACAAGAGGTTTTGTTTTATCGGTTAAACTCGAAGCCACATTGGGTTTCGAAAATTATTTATTGAACTTTTGTATTTAAAAACTTTTTGTGCTTGTCATATAAATTTTGATTAAACCAACCATTTATGTAATCTTCATTAACTATACATTCTTCCTTTTTTAGAATTCCTCCTTTAATTATTTCTTCTCTTGCAACTATTGAAAGCTTTTCAAAATCATTACCTTTTGGAACGACAAGATTGGTTATTCCAGCAAAATAAAAATCCCATAAGTTATTATTTTGTAGTTGACCAACACCATAGGTTACATAATCTAACTTTGCTGTTGAATTTGTATCAATTTCTATAATAATAATAAAACATTTATTCTTCTGTTTA includes these proteins:
- a CDS encoding type IV secretory system conjugative DNA transfer family protein, whose product is METIINSIFEGAYSILSSGVEMLESVFFDSKKKEYSADFASIGTLLSSFNHGFCLTGKKNLTCKDSFQNAMCIGGTGTGKSTIVLIPSLFSMRGSFITHDPSGELFSKTSGFLKQKGYEVKVLNFANPHISCGYNPIFRATTSSEINKVSNMLIETTLGSGKAKDPFWSLQGKSLLTMLISILKTKDSEYQNLYNVRQLLNQLGGSPQGVDKLFSENADPVLFSEYKSFISHDDKLVSGVVATCKAALQLFSDDSVARVTSFDNLDFMEFRNKPTVLFIQNSVADQKYYSVLTSLFFEQFFSFLLGRFPNDDEQDIFLLIDECSSLNLPTLPLAIANVRKHRAGAMLLLQDYNQLIHNYGKPDADGIRANCFLKMYFTGQSLETCKELEQTLGKYQYEDEEKKKTVVRELMTSNEIRTMPIDEALLICGHHLPVKAKLKPYYENITYNAYSKIPAPNMLNEDLPVSVPILPLNVPEKVKYE
- a CDS encoding relaxase/mobilization nuclease domain-containing protein codes for the protein MIIKIKSHKNKNSFQKLLNYMLYDKDRLFDEKGNSFVVSHNLKGNNINEWVKQFKANEEYRKSKRSDSVVLTHEIISFHRDDAKNITIEKLENIAREYIKNRGINGLYLATPHFDKEHYHVHICASGIEYKTGKAMRLSKIELQKLKKNIQQYQIDKYPELSKSLVNHEKKGYALSDKEYQLKLRTGRATDKEQLIGMLKMCYKKAISKDTFFEMLNENGLKTYIRGGRVSGVIFNGKKFRINRLGFTDERLQYLDRSLKREKDLRELRKKSNEKKLGRNR